A stretch of DNA from Desulfosarcina ovata subsp. ovata:
AACGGCTATTGTCTTTTTTTGAATGATGAATGCTCAGTATGCCTGCATCCGTATCCACATTTTCGACCTTCAGAAGTCTTGCTTCGGAAGACCGAAGGCCGCAGGCGTAAACTAGCCGGAAAAATACCGGCATGATGAGATGGCGATATGGACATTCACCGACGTAGCAGCATTGATCCGTCTGATGGAAGAATCGTTTCAGTTCATTTTCCGTATAGATGTGAGAAACATACTGCTGTCCCGCCGGGTAATATCCTTTTGGGAGGACGTATGCGCCAATTCCAATATTTTCCATATACACGGCAAGCTGCCGCAAGATAGAGGCTCTTGCACACTGATTGGCCTGTGCCTCATAGTTCCTTTTTGAGCACCACTCCAATACTATTTCCTTTGAAAGGATCGATGCTTCGGGATATTTTTCAGCGGTAAAGGAGGAAAATCTTGATAGATGCGCCGTTTCTGCCTCATATTTATACCCGACCGCTTGCTTCAAGCCGACATGGTTTTTGATATGCTCTGCAAATGGACCTCTGAACGGGTAGTTTCTCATGAGCCCACCTCCGGAGTATGCAGACAGCATTCTTTAAGCTTATTGATGCCCACCTTCAAATAGACTGCTGTAGCGTCCGTGTCCGTATGACCCAGAATATCCGAGATGACAGCAAGCGGTGTGTCATGCTCAAGCATTCTTGAAGCTGCCGTATGACGAAGAGAGTGCATACCACGGTGCTTCTTCAAAGTAGGCAGATGTGCAATCCGCATATAATCACGGATTATCTGATACAGATGATCATTTTCCGAAAAGGGAAGAAATGGCGCCACGTGCCTTACAAAAAGAACAGGCAAATCCACTTTTGGCCTGCCGTATTTCAGATAATCAATGACAGCCCATCCAACTTCGGAAGGAATCGGCAGGGTTACTGTTTCCCTTGTTTTTGATTGGATAAATGTCAGTTTCTTCGTTCCCCAGTCGAAACAACCAAAAGTGAGGTTTTTGATATCAGTGACTCTAAGACCCAACACGCAGGCAAGGAGGATAATGGCATAGTCCCGTTTTCCCTTTGGATTTCCTCGATCAATGGCGCCTATCAGTGCATCCAACTCTTCTTTCGTCCAAACGGATGGGATGCGTGTCTGTTTACGAGCCTGAATCATTGGTGTTTTAGAAGCCAGATCCGTTTGTAGGATGTTCTGTTCCTGCAAATACCTTAAAAAAGAACGTATGGAGCAGATGTTTTGTTCCACAGTCTTATAGGTGTAACCGGCCAGTGTTCGTATATACCCGTTGATAACAGGAAGCTCGACATCGTGACAATCACGGATTCCCTGGGAAACAAGATAATCCATGAAACGCTCCGATTGCTTCACGTAATGATTTACGGTTACTTTGGAATAATCCTTGTGCTCACAGTATCTTTTAAAATCCTTGATGACACCTATGTAATAGGAATCTGTAAGCAGTTTCCTATGTTTATAGTACCGTCTAAGAACAGTGTGGTGGAGTTGGAAGTCTCCAATCATACGGATGATGCGGAGTTCTTGCGTATCCTTCTGGGATAGGGTTTTATCAAAATCCTTTTCAAGGATCTGGTAGTGGTGTTCGACATAGTCGATTCCAAGTTGCTCGGAATAGAAAATCTCATCCCGCCCTTCAGCGAACTGAATAATTTTCTTCCAACGGTTGCGGTAAAACTTCATGGAGCCTTCGGTGTAACCGAGCCGAAGTAGCTCCTGCTCCAAATCCTGTAAAAGCTCTTCCAATGGTTTCTTTTGCATAAAAAGTATCTCCTTATAATGATTTTTTGAGCTTTTGCTCAGTCTCATTGGCGGAGATTATGCTTATTAAATCAAAAAGAAACCCTTGAATTAAGACGAATTTTATGGCTTACTTTGCATAATTACTTTCTTTGCATAAGGAGGGCCGTTGTCTCCGTTGCTGGCTAACCTTCTGCTTGATAAGCTGGATCGTGAACTTGAGCGACGAGGTCACCGGTTTGTGCGTTATGCGGATGACTGTAACATCTATGTCAGAAGTAAACGGGCCGGAACGAGGGTTTTGCGAAGTATCAGCCGATTTTTGAATTGTCACTTAAAGCTCTCAGTTAATGAGGCAAAAAGTGCGGTTGATCGGCCATGGAAACGTCAGTTTCTAGGGTTTACTCTCAGCTCTCGCCAGAACAGACGCATTAGCTTGAAGGCGATCAAACGTTTCAAGGATAGGATTAGAGAAATCACCTGTCGAACACGTGGTAGACGTATCGAAGTAATTGTGAAGGAGCTTCGCCGGTTTATGTTAGGCCGGCATGCGTACTTTAATTTCACAGAGGTGCGGCACGTTCTAAGAGAACTGGACGCCTGGATTAAAAGACGTCTTCGGTGTTACCTCTGGAAGCAATGGGGTCGCCGTGGCTATTGGGAGTTGAGAAAGCGTGGAGTGAGTAGAGATCTTGCTTGGAATACGTCGAAATCGGCGCATGGTCCATGGAGGCTGAGCCGCAGTCCGGGTTTAGCTTTTGCATTACCGGCAAAGTATTTCGCACGTCTAGGATTGCCAAGACTGTTTGTAAAACCGACTTAATCAACCGAACCGCCGTGGTACGTGATCCGTATGCCCGGTGGTGTGGGAGGAGGGGAGTCGTGAGGCTCCTCCCTATCCCGATTGGGCTTGAAAATCCAGCAAGCAAAAAACAATTATAATTTTCCAAAAACTTCATTTTTTATTGACCAGTTGGTGTTCGGTGTGTATTATTACACATATGGATAGCAAAAAAATCATAAAGGCAATAAAAAAGAAAGGCTGGGTGCATATCCGTACAACTGGAGGTCATTGGCATTTCCATCATCCTGAGCAAGCAGGAATTGTCACTGTGCCCCACCCCAAAAAAGATATTCCTATCGGCACCCTAAAAAGTATTGAGAAACAAGCCAATATGGAATTTAAGCAGGAGGTTCGTAATGTCTAATTATATCGCGGTAGTGCATAAAAATTCTTCAAGTGATTATGGGGTATCATTTCCTGATTTTCCTGGTTGTATAACAGGAGATAAATCTATTGATACAGTGAAAGACCTTTCAAGTGAAGCATTATCTGGCCATATTCAGACCATGAGAGAGTTCGGAGAAAAAATCCCTAATCCAACAAAGTTAGATGACATTGTTGCAGATCAAGATTATTCGGATGCAATTGCTTTTTTTGTTGTATCTGCCCCAGAAGTAAAATCAAAAACTGTTCGAGTGAATATCACATTACCGGAAAATATATTGCATCAAATAGATGTAACTGCAAAAAAAAGAGGTATGTCACGGTCATCATTTTTAACTCATGCTGCTCAAAATGTGATGCATTCATAACTACCTATAAGTATAAAAAATCACAGCAAAAAAATAGCCCAACAAGACAAATTAACACGGACTGGCTTACTGCGGCTCTTTTTGCAACACTTTAGTTTCACAAACTTTATTTCCTTTTCAGCCTTTGCCGCTTATATACGCCAGCCGGTTATTTGCGGCGTTCTCGGCGGCTGCGCCGCCGAGAATCGCGGTGCTGACCGGCACCGCGATTAGCCAGATTATCACGAGGACGCCAAAATAATACCGCCAACATATAATACCTAAAGTTTCCCCTTTTTGAAAGCAGCCCGGCGGGGTGAGTACTACTGAAGAATATTAATATTTCCTGTAATAACAGATGGTTAGCAAAATGGCGGTCGCCTGTAACCTATTGAAATCATTACAGATATCGGGACCGATTTTTGGCAATATGATCAAATATTTAGTTAATACAGTATGTTAATGTTGATTGCGAGGCTCGGTTGTGGTATGTTTCTTCTTCCACAAACAAACAACCCAACCGGAGGCCTCGCATGCTTATCCTACACGACATCCTTGAAAAACTCAAAAACGAATTTGCTCAGTCCAGTAAAGGTCAGGAACGGGGAATATGGTTCGTATACACGATCGTGGCGATCATTGTTCCTTTCGCCTCATCGAGGACCTCAAACATTCTACGGTGCTTGAAGACGGTGTTCGGCTTTTCCGGGATCAGTCGTAAAAAGTTCTATACCTTCATGGCATCCCCACGGATTCCATGGCAACGGTTATGGCCCACGCTGTGGAAATTGATTCCGCTGCCAACGACCGGTGGGCGGTTAATGCTGGCTCTGGATGACAGTATCAACGCCAAGACAGGCAAGAAGATTTTCGCCTGCGACAAGGTTTTCGATCATGCTGCCAAGCAAAACCAGTCCAGGTATCCGTGGGCCCAGAACATCGTTGCTGTGGGGTTGTTGAAGATGATCAAGGGACGTTGGGCCTGTCTGCCGCTGAGTTATCGTTTCTACCTCCTGAAGAAAACCATCGAACGAATGAACCGTGACAGCAATGGACCGGAAGTGACATTCAAGAGCAAGCTTGCCATGGCGGTCGACATGATCGGTGAGATTGCCGCGGTGTTTCCCAGAAAACGGATTGTCATCATCACCGACTCATGGTTCGGCAATGGCGGCCTGTGGAAGCCATTGAAAAAACAGTTGGGCATATGGGTGGATATGATTTCCAGGCTTCGATCCAACAGCACAATATTTGAACTGCCGCCACCTCCGACCGGACGACAAGGCCGCCCGCGTAAATATGGCCGCAAGCTGGGGAATGCGGCAGCGTTGGCCGTTCGATTCAAATCGCTGGCAAAAGAATACATCGTCAACCTGTATGGCCGCAACCGGAACATCGTAGCCTATGAACGCGTGGTGATGCTCAAGACCATCCGATGTGCGGTCAAGGTGGTCTGGGTCTATCGTAAGACACAGTGGGTGGCACTTTATTCCACCGACCTGTCCCTTTCGGCTGAGCAGATTATCGAATACTATGGGGCCCGCTGGAAGATCGAAGCCTTATTCAAGGAATTGAAAAACGACATCGGCAGCGCTGACACGCAAAGCCGTCATCCGCAGGCCGTCAGCAACCATCTGCACTTTTGCATGCTGGCGACCACCGTCGCCTGGATTTACGCCAGCCGGGTCGAGAAAACGCCATCTCGCCGGCATGCCGTCGGCGGCCGCCGTCATTTTGCCTTTTCGGATGTCCGCCGATCCGTTACAAAGGCCGCGATGGACAAGGATTTTGGTAGGCTCTTCCCGGTGCCACGCAAATCCGTCTTTAATTCTCTCGTGGACGTACTGCTGCGCATGGCGGCTTGATTGAATTTAGGAAACTTTAGATATAATACTATGGAGGAATTAAAGATGAACAGAGTAAGTATTAATGGTTTGTTAAAACCTACCACAAATGAAGTTGTAAAGGATCAATACCTTGGTCATTTTTTGAAAATCAGCTATACCCAAGAAATAAGTGGAAACTCAATTTATAGTAAGGATCGCACTGATGTAGAGGAGAACGGTGCTTTCCGGTTTTTCCTACCCAAAGAAGATTTATTAAGCGGACAAAACGTGACCATAGAGGTATTTGCTCCTGATGGCGATCTTTTGGGCAAGCAAGTATACAGTTATGGTAGTTTGCACGCGGCAAATATTGCTGAAAATGCAGAAGATGACACCCAACCGTTTGAGATACAAATTGATCCCAAAGTCATTCAGTTTAATCAATCGAATCCAGTCCTAAATATTTCTCGAAAAATATCAGGGCGGGTGGTTGACATTTCTGGTGAGAACCGGACTTCAGGCTTGCAAATAGTAATAGTCGCCAGCAATAATCCTGAGGCAACTTTGAATAGTCAAAGTTTCCAACCAATTTTTACCGCTCAAACGAATAATGATGGTTATTTCTTTGGTCAAATCGACAATAAAGACCATGAGCAAGCGTATGGATTGATTGCTGGACTAAGCGATGAACCGATTCAGATTGAGCTAGAAAACAAAAAAATTCCTAAGAATTTATTATTGTTGGGCGATTTGTCGGGATTGCCCGCGGACGTAGGCATAGCAACAACTGTGGTTCCAACTTTACCAGATGCCAGTGAACTCGTGGGGAACACATCGTTTTCACAGGACATTGGAGGAAAATGTGTTGATTTTACGATTCCTAATCGTACCTTGGAGGAATTTAGTTTTTATCACACGGTTCGGACTACTGAGCCCGAAATCCGCGGTCTGACAATTACCGCCCTTGAAAGCAAGCGTCTAAAGACAGAGTTACTGACACTCTCGGATGATTTATTTGCGGTTTTGGGTCGTATCAATAGTTCTATGGGCACCTTGAACTTAGTGAGTTATTCGGTTGATGAAGATAGCGACGAAACTACTAAGGCTTCAACCCAGCCGTTGACAGGGCATGACGAGACTATGCCGGTTGGTAACATCAGCACAGGTACAAATGCTTCATCTGGGAGTGCTATTTCGGCTGCCCCAGTGTATCGATTGAAGCTTGATACCGGAGTTGGGAAGGTAAAATTTAGCACTGTGCAATTAAAGTATGATTTTGGCGGCATATTGAAATTGCTCGCGGAACAGGCTAAACGTAAGGCGAAGCTACAGCAATTACACTATGAATTAGCTGCCGCGTATTGTGGAAAACAAGGTGCTCCCCAAGCCAAGACATATTGCGAAACTCTCATTTCCCAAGACTTCCTCAATAGAGCCTCCGTGGAATCTTTGCTTGGCCATATCAAGCAATACATCGACCAAAGCTCTGATGACTTTTTCCAAAATATCTCACTCCCAAAGCAGTTGGTGGCCTTTGTTGAAAATATCAAAGAGACGTTGCAACGGCCATTTGTAGATGCAGCATCGATTACCATTGTTAAGAACCGTACTGAAAAGCTGATTGAGGCTGTTGATAAACAAACTGTAGAAAGTCAGGATCAAGAGGAATTGCTGGGATATTTACGCCGTTTGATCAGTGAACTCGCAGAAGCAAGTGAGTATGGTTTATATAATTTCGAGCCCTGTCCTCCAAGGAAAACGCAAACAATGGGTGTTATGTGTATGCTACAACAATTTGAAGACACCCGGGATACATTGCGTAATAAGTCTGTCTTGTCTTTAGGTGAGATACTTACAATACGCGCTAATTATGATACATATATCATTAGTATTTCATCATTTTTGTATTTATTGGAGAAATTCCATAGTTTTTACAACGGCAGTTCTAACTTCCTGATTTCGCTGGAAGATGATTATTTTGTCAAAAACTATGACTCTATTCGTGTCTCGTTGAGTGCTTTGAAGCGACAAATCTACGTCGCCATCAACCACATTGAAGCCATAGAGAGTGCCTATATTTCTGATCATCCAGGCCGCAAAGAGCTTAGCATTGAGGCGAGCATCGATTGGGATGAAACACCGACGATTTACGAGAATACAACCATTGCACATGGTCACATCTTGCATTTCAAGCAACAATGGAAGGCCGATGGCTATTCTTTAGGTGATTTATTGTACAGCCTCCCTCTCGCGCCTTGTCAGGAAAAGCAAATCGCGATTGTTGATTGGGACAGGGAAGAACGTGCCGCACGGTCAGAAGGGCAGACAGTGTCTGAGTCCTTGGCTGCCGGTCTTTCGCATGATCGAGATATCAGTGAGATCATCAATTCGTCGTTCAGAGAAAATATCAGCGCCAGCTCATACAACAAAACTAGCGGCACTAGTGCTGGAATTGGTGGCGGTATTTTTGGGGCTATTGGAGGTTTATTTGGTGGTGTATCACATTCTGGGGCTTCGTCCAAATCGACGGCCACACAAAATTCAGCACGCAATTTATCTGGCAGTACTTTAAACCGTTTGCAGGACACTATCTCACAATCGGCATCGTCACTAAGGACACAGCGTAACACGGTAATTCAAACTGTTGGGCAAAATGAAACTGTATC
This window harbors:
- a CDS encoding transposase; this encodes MLILHDILEKLKNEFAQSSKGQERGIWFVYTIVAIIVPFASSRTSNILRCLKTVFGFSGISRKKFYTFMASPRIPWQRLWPTLWKLIPLPTTGGRLMLALDDSINAKTGKKIFACDKVFDHAAKQNQSRYPWAQNIVAVGLLKMIKGRWACLPLSYRFYLLKKTIERMNRDSNGPEVTFKSKLAMAVDMIGEIAAVFPRKRIVIITDSWFGNGGLWKPLKKQLGIWVDMISRLRSNSTIFELPPPPTGRQGRPRKYGRKLGNAAALAVRFKSLAKEYIVNLYGRNRNIVAYERVVMLKTIRCAVKVVWVYRKTQWVALYSTDLSLSAEQIIEYYGARWKIEALFKELKNDIGSADTQSRHPQAVSNHLHFCMLATTVAWIYASRVEKTPSRRHAVGGRRHFAFSDVRRSVTKAAMDKDFGRLFPVPRKSVFNSLVDVLLRMAA
- a CDS encoding tyrosine-type recombinase/integrase, which produces MRNYPFRGPFAEHIKNHVGLKQAVGYKYEAETAHLSRFSSFTAEKYPEASILSKEIVLEWCSKRNYEAQANQCARASILRQLAVYMENIGIGAYVLPKGYYPAGQQYVSHIYTENELKRFFHQTDQCCYVGECPYRHLIMPVFFRLVYACGLRSSEARLLKVENVDTDAGILSIHHSKKDNSRLVAMSDELTGRCRNYSENVHNLSKGSDWFFPGLKGKPMTVGNVYHNFRRFLWRAGISHGGRGKGPRVHDFRHTYACQCLKKWVMEGKDIAAYLPVLKTYMGHDSFEETTYYLRLTADIFPDISIKLEGCYPDIIPRLEGNGYETY
- a CDS encoding site-specific integrase — its product is MQKKPLEELLQDLEQELLRLGYTEGSMKFYRNRWKKIIQFAEGRDEIFYSEQLGIDYVEHHYQILEKDFDKTLSQKDTQELRIIRMIGDFQLHHTVLRRYYKHRKLLTDSYYIGVIKDFKRYCEHKDYSKVTVNHYVKQSERFMDYLVSQGIRDCHDVELPVINGYIRTLAGYTYKTVEQNICSIRSFLRYLQEQNILQTDLASKTPMIQARKQTRIPSVWTKEELDALIGAIDRGNPKGKRDYAIILLACVLGLRVTDIKNLTFGCFDWGTKKLTFIQSKTRETVTLPIPSEVGWAVIDYLKYGRPKVDLPVLFVRHVAPFLPFSENDHLYQIIRDYMRIAHLPTLKKHRGMHSLRHTAASRMLEHDTPLAVISDILGHTDTDATAVYLKVGINKLKECCLHTPEVGS
- a CDS encoding type II toxin-antitoxin system HicB family antitoxin, with translation MSNYIAVVHKNSSSDYGVSFPDFPGCITGDKSIDTVKDLSSEALSGHIQTMREFGEKIPNPTKLDDIVADQDYSDAIAFFVVSAPEVKSKTVRVNITLPENILHQIDVTAKKRGMSRSSFLTHAAQNVMHS
- a CDS encoding type II toxin-antitoxin system HicA family toxin, producing the protein MDSKKIIKAIKKKGWVHIRTTGGHWHFHHPEQAGIVTVPHPKKDIPIGTLKSIEKQANMEFKQEVRNV
- a CDS encoding group II intron maturase-specific domain-containing protein — translated: MSPLLANLLLDKLDRELERRGHRFVRYADDCNIYVRSKRAGTRVLRSISRFLNCHLKLSVNEAKSAVDRPWKRQFLGFTLSSRQNRRISLKAIKRFKDRIREITCRTRGRRIEVIVKELRRFMLGRHAYFNFTEVRHVLRELDAWIKRRLRCYLWKQWGRRGYWELRKRGVSRDLAWNTSKSAHGPWRLSRSPGLAFALPAKYFARLGLPRLFVKPT